The Streptococcus sp. oral taxon 431 nucleotide sequence AGAAAGACTATTGAAAAAGATTTGATTTGATGATAAAATAAATCAAAAGAAAAATTAGTATAAGGAGATTATTATGGAAAAACGTTTAGTTCGTAATGTTCAAGATAAAAAAATTGCTGGTGTTTGTGCAGGTCTTGCTGACTACTTAGATATGGACCAAACATTGGTTCGTGCACTTTGGATCCTCTTCACTTTGTTAGGTGGTTCAGGAGTGCTCGCTTATATCATTCTATGGGTTATTATGCCTGAAGCAGGAACAGAAGCGTAAACTTAGTGCATCTTTATGAGACAAATCATGATAAGAGAGTGGGACAGAAATCGGTAATTCGTTAGAATTCGATTTCGTCGTCCCACCTCCGCAAAGTTGAGTAGGGCTGTAAAAGCTGATGAAATCAGCGTAGTAGAGCCCACTCAACCACTGCGTCTTGCTCGACAATCCAAAGACAAATAAGAGGCTGGGACAAAAGTCCTAGCCTCTTATTTGTGATATGCGGTGATAATTTTTTCCAAGTTTTCATCTTATTTCGGAATCACAAAAAATCACCTGTAGTGCAGGTGATTGTATATTGGTTACAGAGAAAATTACAAATCTTTAATGGAGACTCAAGGTTGCCATCCAGACTAGTGTTCACTAAAGCGACGGTACTCGATGTGGAAGTCAAAATAATTTTCTTCTTGTAATTTTTGAAAGATATCACGGTAGGCTTCTTCATCAAAATGGTCACCACGATATAGAATCTCAAAACTAAGACCTTCGTACTCCAAAAAAGCATTGGCTGTTTTGAAGCCGTTTTGTTTATAGAATTCCATGCGAGCTTTTCGCTGTTCGAGGTTATCGCAGTCTTCGTCCAAACGCTCCACTTCAAGAATCATGGTGCGCTGGTAAAAATCAATGAGTTTGTCAATAATTTCTCTCCCGTAGCCATGACTGCGGAGATGGGGCATAATGGCAAAAAAGCTGATGTAGAATGCTTTTTGATTGGCAATAGCAAAAGCGAAGCCAACAAATTCTTCCTCGTTATAAAAAGCGAAAAAGTGAGCGTCATCCCTATCTTGGTAACGTAAAAATTCTTCCAAAGGTACCCTTTCTTCTTCAGGAAAGGCTTCCTTGTTTAATTGGTCAACTTTTTCAAGATCTGGGAATACATCTGTAATTAACTGGCTGGTTAAGGTCATACCTAACCTCCTTTTCTGTCATGATTATACCAGATTGTCTGTATATAGGCAACGCTTTCTTATCCAAACTCTCTTGTTCCCCTACTAGAAAGCTGATATAATAAGCCTTATGAATAAAAAATCAACGGTGGACCTGATTCATGGTCCCATCCTTCCCGCGCTAATTAGTTTTGCATTACCGATTTTACTGTCCAATATCTTTCAGCAACTTTATAATACGGCTGATATTTTGATTGTTGGACGTTTTCTAGGGCCAGACTCCTTGGCGGCTGTTGGGGCAACAACGGCTATCTTTGACTTAATTATCGGTTTTGCTCTCGGAGTTGGCAATGGAATGGGAGTGGTGATTGCCCGCTATTATGGAGCCCGTAACTTTTCGAAGATTAAAGAAGCTGTCGCAGCCACTTGGATCTTAGGAGCCCTTTTAAGTGTGATTGTTATGGCGATAGGATTTGTCGGCCTCTATCCACTTCTCCAATATCTGGAAACTCCTACAGAGATTCTCCCCCAGTCTTATGAATACATCTCCATGATTGTCAGCTGTGTGGGAGTTAGCTTTGCTTATAATCTCTTTGCAGGATTACTACGCTCGATTGGTGACAGCCTTGCAGCACTTGCTTTTCTTATCTTTTCAGCCATTGTTAATGTCATTCTAGATTTATATTTTATTACACAACTGCAGTTAGGTGTTCAATCTGCTGGTCTTGCAACCATTATCTCCCAGGGCTTGTCAGCTATCCTTTGTTATCTCTATATCCGAAAGAGTGTTCCAGAGCTCCTTCCTAGGTGGAAAGATTTCAGATGGAATAAGGCTCTCTATATTGATCTTTTGGAGCAGGGGCTAGCCATGGGCTTGATGGGTTCAATCGTCTCTGTCGGAAGTGTTATTTTGCAATCCTCTGTCAATAGTTTTGGAGCAGTCATTATCAGCGCTCAGACGGCAGCACGCCGAATCATGGCCTTTGCCTTATTGCCAATGACGGCTATTTCAGCCTCTATGACCACATTTATCTCTCAAAACTTTGGGGCAAAACGTCCAGAACGTATTGTTCACGGTCTTCGACTAGGGAGTTATATCAGTATGGCTTGGGCGAGCTTTGCCTGTATTTTCCTATTTTTTGCAAGTCCTTCTCTGGTTTCTTTCCTGGCAAGTTCGACAGACGGCTACTTGATTGAAAATGGGACTTTATACCTACGCATCAGTTCTGTATTCTATCCATTTTTGAGTCTTTTATTGATCTATAGGAATAGCTTACAAGGGCTAGGTCAAAAGTTCCTACCTCTCGTATCTAGCTTTATCGAGTTATTTGGGAAAATCGTGTTTGTGGCTTGGATTATTCCTTGGACAGGCTATACAGGTGTGATTCTATGTGAGCCCCTTCTCTGGCTAGTTATGACTGCTCAACTTTACTTCTCACTTTCCAAACATCCATGGATCAAAGAAGGCAAGAAAATCTTGGCAGCCGGCGGGAAATCCTAGCTTGCTTTACAAAAGAAAATCCATTTCCTCTAGTGAAAATCAGCTAGACTTGTGTTATAATAAGAAAGATTAAAATGTAAAAAAAGGAGATTCCTAATGGGACGTAAATGGGCCAATATCGTAGCCAAGAAAACGGCTAAAGATGGAGCTAACTCTAAAGTATATGCAAAATTTGGTGTAGAAATCTATGTAGCAGCTAAAAAAGGTGAGCCAGATCCAGAACTAAACACTGCTTTGAAATTCGTTATCGACCGTGCTAAACAAGCACAAGTTCCAAAGCACGTTATTGATAAAGCAATCGATAAGGCAAAAGGAAATACAGACGAAACCTTTACAGAAGGACGTTACGAAGGATTCGGACCAAATGGTTCTATGTTGATCGTTGATACTTTGACTTCAAACGTTAACCGTACAGCTGCCAACGTGCGTGCTGCCTTTGGTAAAAACGGTGGAAACATGGGAGCTTCAGGTTCTGTATCTTACCTCTTTGACAACAAGGGTGTTATCGTCTTTGCAGGTGAAGATGCTGACGCTATCTTTGAACTCTTGCTTGAAGCAGATGTCGATGTAGACGATGTAGAAGCAGAAGAAGGAACAATCACTGTTTACACTGCACCAACTGACCTTCACAAGGCTATTGTTGCTTTGCGTGAATCTGGTATTGAAGAATTCCAAGTAACTGAATTGGAAATGATTCCTCAATCAGAAGTTGAGTTGTCAGGTGAAGATTTGGAAACATTTGAAAAACTCTACGGAGTCCTTGAAGACGACGAAGACGTACAAAAAATCTACACAAACGTAGATGGATTCTAAGAATAAAAATAACCCCTTTGAAAATTCAGTGTTTTCAAGGGGTTTGTTTATCCTGTGATGATAAAAGGGGCAGGAAAGAGACAAAAATTTCTTTTGCTCAAAACGTTATTAGTAATCTATAATTGTCCATAATCCAATGGATTGTGGAAATATCCTGGTGCTGGGGTTTAGAAATCGAGACTTGGTCTACCGATTGCTATTCCCA carries:
- a CDS encoding YebC/PmpR family DNA-binding transcriptional regulator, encoding MGRKWANIVAKKTAKDGANSKVYAKFGVEIYVAAKKGEPDPELNTALKFVIDRAKQAQVPKHVIDKAIDKAKGNTDETFTEGRYEGFGPNGSMLIVDTLTSNVNRTAANVRAAFGKNGGNMGASGSVSYLFDNKGVIVFAGEDADAIFELLLEADVDVDDVEAEEGTITVYTAPTDLHKAIVALRESGIEEFQVTELEMIPQSEVELSGEDLETFEKLYGVLEDDEDVQKIYTNVDGF
- a CDS encoding MATE family efflux transporter — encoded protein: MNKKSTVDLIHGPILPALISFALPILLSNIFQQLYNTADILIVGRFLGPDSLAAVGATTAIFDLIIGFALGVGNGMGVVIARYYGARNFSKIKEAVAATWILGALLSVIVMAIGFVGLYPLLQYLETPTEILPQSYEYISMIVSCVGVSFAYNLFAGLLRSIGDSLAALAFLIFSAIVNVILDLYFITQLQLGVQSAGLATIISQGLSAILCYLYIRKSVPELLPRWKDFRWNKALYIDLLEQGLAMGLMGSIVSVGSVILQSSVNSFGAVIISAQTAARRIMAFALLPMTAISASMTTFISQNFGAKRPERIVHGLRLGSYISMAWASFACIFLFFASPSLVSFLASSTDGYLIENGTLYLRISSVFYPFLSLLLIYRNSLQGLGQKFLPLVSSFIELFGKIVFVAWIIPWTGYTGVILCEPLLWLVMTAQLYFSLSKHPWIKEGKKILAAGGKS
- a CDS encoding PspC domain-containing protein, which produces MEKRLVRNVQDKKIAGVCAGLADYLDMDQTLVRALWILFTLLGGSGVLAYIILWVIMPEAGTEA
- a CDS encoding GNAT family N-acetyltransferase — protein: MTLTSQLITDVFPDLEKVDQLNKEAFPEEERVPLEEFLRYQDRDDAHFFAFYNEEEFVGFAFAIANQKAFYISFFAIMPHLRSHGYGREIIDKLIDFYQRTMILEVERLDEDCDNLEQRKARMEFYKQNGFKTANAFLEYEGLSFEILYRGDHFDEEAYRDIFQKLQEENYFDFHIEYRRFSEH